A window of the Dyadobacter pollutisoli genome harbors these coding sequences:
- a CDS encoding HigA family addiction module antitoxin — MALFDTAHPGELIKETLDGIREETGQKLTIGEVAEGLGVTRKTLSAIINGKQSVTPEMSIRLATAFANTTPEFWLSVQESYDLAKARKKVDTSKVRIFWNPTSASA, encoded by the coding sequence ATGGCATTGTTTGATACTGCACATCCTGGCGAACTAATCAAAGAAACACTGGATGGTATTAGAGAAGAAACCGGGCAAAAACTAACGATAGGTGAGGTCGCGGAAGGTCTTGGAGTAACCCGAAAAACTTTATCCGCGATTATCAACGGTAAACAAAGTGTGACTCCCGAAATGTCAATCCGGCTTGCTACCGCATTTGCTAATACCACACCTGAATTTTGGCTTTCTGTACAGGAAAGTTACGATCTCGCAAAAGCCAGAAAAAAGGTCGATACTAGTAAAGTCCGGATATTCTGGAACCCCACATCAGCATCAGCATAA
- a CDS encoding type II toxin-antitoxin system RelE/ParE family toxin translates to MTALTITKIKTILTRLEATKNPVELNQPGYHFHQLTGDLKGFFAVKVSGNYRIIFRFENEMLLMLII, encoded by the coding sequence ATTACCGCACTTACCATCACTAAGATAAAAACGATACTGACCCGGCTAGAAGCGACGAAAAATCCTGTTGAGCTTAACCAGCCTGGCTACCACTTTCATCAGCTTACCGGAGATTTGAAAGGCTTTTTCGCAGTCAAAGTTTCCGGGAACTATCGTATCATTTTTCGTTTTGAAAATGAAATGCTTTTGATGTTGATTATTTAG
- a CDS encoding RNA polymerase sigma factor — MLRVRDGDLDKMGLLFERYNRPLFAFFYHMTHKADASEDLVQNVFYRMLKYKHSFTGEGEFRTWMYHLARNVLNDSVKENRSFNHYDVNDVADRLGGGTLADEGLEKQQEKDFLHKAMSSLSEEHREVLILSRFQDMKYDEIAKVLNINEGTVKVRVHRALGELKRMFFTSEKKIGK, encoded by the coding sequence ATGCTCCGGGTAAGAGACGGGGATCTGGATAAGATGGGGTTGCTCTTTGAGCGGTACAACCGGCCGTTGTTTGCATTCTTTTATCACATGACACATAAAGCGGATGCGAGCGAAGATTTGGTTCAGAATGTGTTTTACCGGATGCTTAAATACAAACATTCGTTTACCGGTGAAGGTGAATTCAGAACGTGGATGTACCATTTGGCCCGAAATGTGCTGAATGACTCGGTCAAGGAAAACCGTTCTTTTAACCATTATGATGTAAATGATGTGGCTGACAGACTGGGTGGCGGGACGCTGGCAGATGAAGGACTCGAAAAACAACAGGAAAAGGACTTTTTACACAAAGCAATGTCCAGCCTGAGTGAAGAGCACCGCGAAGTCCTGATTTTGAGCAGGTTCCAGGATATGAAGTACGACGAAATTGCAAAAGTGCTGAATATCAACGAGGGAACAGTGAAAGTACGTGTTCACCGTGCATTGGGGGAGTTGAAGAGAATGTTTTTTACCAGCGAAAAGAAAATAGGCAAATGA
- a CDS encoding zf-HC2 domain-containing protein → MNCEHTKDQLTNWLNNRLSNAERMVVEKHLSQCPDCQEEFASAKVLWDGLAKIKVPEPNESMRVNFYAMLDDFKTAEKKSQPFSLQDIIAKLREFVLPQWTVQVAFSLLLVGLGWVIGNKTSRSNVSATAYQQQIETLASQVEDMKSTMMLSLIENPSATERLRAVGYTTEITDADERVIEALFTTLNNDPNVNVRLVTLEALTQFAAKPTVREQLVKSLSVQDSPMVQVALADVMLKLQEKSSVKVLKTMLKKDNLDDLVKTKIEQTIKDLS, encoded by the coding sequence ATGAATTGCGAACATACAAAAGATCAGTTAACCAACTGGCTCAATAACCGGCTGAGCAATGCAGAGCGGATGGTGGTGGAAAAGCACCTGTCGCAATGTCCTGACTGCCAGGAGGAATTTGCTTCCGCCAAGGTTCTTTGGGACGGTCTTGCAAAAATAAAAGTACCGGAGCCGAACGAAAGTATGCGCGTCAATTTCTACGCCATGCTGGATGATTTCAAAACCGCTGAGAAAAAGAGCCAGCCATTCTCGCTCCAAGACATTATTGCAAAACTCAGAGAGTTTGTGTTGCCACAATGGACGGTACAGGTTGCTTTCAGCCTTTTACTTGTTGGCCTCGGCTGGGTGATCGGTAATAAAACAAGCCGCAGCAATGTGTCTGCAACTGCTTATCAGCAACAAATAGAAACGCTGGCTTCACAGGTAGAGGACATGAAAAGCACCATGATGTTGTCGCTGATCGAGAATCCTTCGGCCACGGAGAGGCTTCGGGCGGTGGGTTACACTACGGAAATCACGGATGCTGATGAACGCGTCATAGAGGCCCTTTTTACCACCCTTAACAATGATCCTAATGTGAATGTGCGGCTGGTAACACTCGAAGCACTTACACAATTTGCCGCGAAACCGACGGTGCGGGAGCAACTGGTCAAATCGCTGAGCGTACAGGATTCCCCGATGGTACAGGTAGCGCTGGCGGATGTCATGTTGAAATTGCAGGAAAAAAGCTCCGTTAAGGTACTCAAAACAATGCTTAAAAAGGATAATCTCGATGATTTGGTAAAAACAAAGATCGAGCAGACCATCAAGGATCTCTCTTAA
- a CDS encoding DUF4097 family beta strand repeat-containing protein: MKYFAIPLLAGAVLCCTQAPAQKLEFKEHVTKEFKLTQGAGSNTLAIYNINGFIKVEGYAGDKVVLEIDKTISAKTNEYLEKGKEEFKLEFDQQSDSITAYIANPYDSRPNRERRNWDGPKINYHFELNFTVKVPYALNLHISTVNGGDVNVNDVTGSLSVHNVNGAIKLVNAKGAARASTINGNVEANYTTLPPGESNFKTLNGDIKISYPSALSVDCQFKTFHGNFYTDFPDVESLPVRVIKNSENQSAKTVYKLSTETSIRIGKGGPTYKFETFNGNIYLKKQS, translated from the coding sequence ATGAAATACTTTGCAATCCCCTTACTGGCGGGAGCAGTGCTTTGCTGTACCCAGGCGCCGGCCCAAAAACTCGAATTCAAGGAACATGTCACCAAGGAATTCAAGCTGACGCAAGGCGCAGGTTCCAACACGCTGGCCATTTACAACATCAACGGGTTCATTAAAGTGGAGGGTTATGCGGGAGATAAAGTGGTGTTGGAAATTGACAAAACAATCTCTGCCAAAACCAATGAGTATCTCGAAAAAGGCAAGGAGGAGTTCAAGCTGGAATTCGATCAGCAATCGGACAGCATCACTGCCTACATTGCCAACCCATACGATTCACGCCCGAACAGGGAAAGGCGGAACTGGGACGGCCCGAAGATCAACTACCATTTTGAGCTGAACTTCACCGTGAAAGTCCCTTATGCTCTCAATTTGCATATATCAACGGTAAATGGAGGCGACGTGAATGTCAATGATGTGACCGGTTCGCTTAGCGTACATAATGTAAATGGGGCCATTAAACTAGTTAATGCGAAAGGTGCGGCTAGGGCCAGCACGATCAACGGTAATGTGGAAGCGAACTATACCACGCTGCCCCCCGGCGAATCGAATTTTAAGACATTGAACGGAGATATCAAGATCAGCTACCCTTCTGCATTGTCGGTGGATTGCCAGTTTAAAACTTTTCACGGGAACTTCTATACGGATTTTCCCGACGTAGAGTCGCTGCCGGTGCGGGTTATCAAGAATTCCGAAAATCAAAGTGCCAAGACCGTTTACAAACTAAGTACCGAAACCTCTATCCGCATCGGAAAAGGTGGCCCGACCTACAAGTTTGAAACATTTAATGGAAATATTTATCTTAAAAAACAATCGTAG